One segment of Proteus appendicitidis DNA contains the following:
- a CDS encoding putative virulence factor, whose amino-acid sequence MMDEKQLTAKWDAIYQGADKAIDWITAVRGNAPRLNTEADSLIYRLRRSRNMAKNLSLATQRPMSVGFFGLSQAGKSYLISALAAGQEGRLRTNMSGKTLDFIDHINPPGGGKEATGLVTRFSRNATKGTQEFPVELHLFSEIEIVKILANAYLYDFNQEKIEFELDDEKISRLINSLSTQRSATPVAGITHDDVVSLWDYLQRHAEKSQKKLATTYWPKAIELAPYLSIAQRAKLFSVLWGDIAELTSAYQRFSSTLASLGNASLVLAPLSSLVKEQDGVLVQEDSIMNVDMLERLNTANDSQISICPVHGDRIDAPVTLSLAELTALTVELVVPLLDAPSKALFEHVELLDFPGYRGRLGVETMADVRRQVNDDSANPLAQLILRGKVAYLFERYTDNQEMNVLVVCTASNKQSDVKEVGAVLTEWINNTQGKDALTRAKRPSGLIWAMTMFDMRITNSLTMNEALLRQSWGKGGMIKMAMLERFGQYEWMSSDWINGEAFNNTFLVRKPGVPTPFIQISNGKETVLNEDSVSQLHLMKKTFTEDETVQRYIREPDQAWDAMLSLNDGGMQRLADYLETVALKSLKLERISEQLQEIQRDLIGHHLEKWYQSGGEEELQVKRRNAATILRFMQSRPYLQGALLEHLLPSRKSLYDLYMQEKEVIDTLSDNKKATQAPVSAFAAIEQPTFDLFSDAPISLVPEEDEAPKGHGNEVTYPKKVMALWINHLRSLPDNSTLLTYLGIDQEIMVLLVDELITAINRLGVEQRMLKTLAGTEAIARRDDLAEQQSSRIYNVLGDFITWFNFKDNGVEKPDSKINVGHKIFEKPDNTSVQWGDDERLVRLPTNPVNYTLLFVIDWLIALSAIITENAGHSAGREISAEQNALLGQIIQTMKSSVVES is encoded by the coding sequence ATGATGGATGAAAAACAGTTAACAGCCAAATGGGATGCCATTTATCAAGGTGCAGATAAAGCCATTGATTGGATAACTGCCGTAAGAGGTAATGCACCGCGTTTAAATACCGAAGCCGATAGCCTTATCTATCGTCTGCGCCGTAGCCGTAATATGGCAAAAAATCTCAGTTTAGCGACACAGCGACCAATGTCTGTCGGCTTTTTTGGGCTATCACAGGCAGGAAAATCATACCTGATTTCAGCACTTGCCGCAGGGCAAGAAGGTCGATTAAGAACAAACATGTCAGGCAAAACCCTTGATTTTATCGACCATATCAACCCACCGGGCGGCGGTAAAGAAGCCACGGGATTAGTGACTCGCTTTAGTCGCAATGCCACAAAAGGTACGCAAGAGTTTCCTGTCGAGCTGCATCTTTTTAGCGAAATTGAGATTGTTAAAATTCTCGCCAATGCTTACCTGTATGACTTTAATCAGGAAAAAATTGAATTTGAGTTAGATGACGAAAAAATTTCTCGTTTAATCAATTCATTAAGCACACAACGCAGTGCAACACCTGTTGCGGGGATTACTCATGATGATGTTGTTTCATTATGGGATTATCTGCAACGCCATGCGGAAAAAAGCCAGAAAAAACTGGCGACAACCTATTGGCCTAAAGCGATTGAATTAGCGCCTTATCTCAGCATTGCGCAACGCGCTAAACTTTTTTCTGTTTTATGGGGTGATATTGCAGAGCTGACATCCGCTTATCAGCGTTTTAGTAGCACACTCGCTTCTTTAGGTAATGCATCTCTTGTTTTGGCTCCGCTCTCTTCTTTAGTCAAAGAGCAAGACGGCGTGTTAGTACAAGAAGACAGTATTATGAACGTGGATATGTTAGAGCGTCTTAATACTGCCAATGATAGCCAGATCAGCATTTGCCCTGTTCATGGTGATCGTATTGACGCCCCTGTTACCCTTTCGTTAGCAGAATTAACTGCGCTGACAGTCGAATTAGTCGTCCCGTTATTAGATGCACCAAGTAAAGCCCTGTTTGAACACGTTGAACTGCTCGATTTTCCGGGCTATCGCGGGCGTTTAGGGGTCGAAACCATGGCGGACGTACGTCGTCAAGTCAACGATGACAGTGCTAATCCGCTGGCACAGCTTATTCTTCGGGGTAAAGTTGCCTATCTGTTTGAGCGTTATACTGATAACCAAGAGATGAATGTGCTGGTGGTATGTACCGCATCAAACAAACAATCAGATGTGAAAGAAGTCGGTGCAGTCCTCACAGAATGGATCAATAACACGCAAGGTAAAGATGCATTAACGCGCGCTAAACGCCCTTCTGGCTTAATTTGGGCAATGACCATGTTTGATATGCGTATTACCAACTCTTTAACCATGAATGAAGCGTTATTACGCCAATCATGGGGTAAGGGTGGCATGATCAAAATGGCCATGTTAGAGCGCTTTGGCCAATATGAATGGATGTCCTCAGATTGGATCAATGGCGAAGCCTTTAATAACACCTTCTTAGTGCGTAAACCGGGTGTACCTACCCCGTTTATTCAAATCAGTAATGGCAAAGAGACTGTCTTAAACGAGGACAGTGTTTCACAGCTACATCTGATGAAAAAAACGTTTACTGAAGACGAAACTGTCCAACGCTATATTCGAGAGCCAGACCAAGCATGGGATGCTATGTTGTCGCTTAACGATGGCGGTATGCAGCGCCTTGCGGATTATCTTGAAACTGTCGCCTTAAAATCACTGAAACTTGAACGTATCAGCGAACAACTGCAAGAAATTCAACGCGATTTAATCGGTCATCATCTTGAAAAGTGGTATCAATCAGGCGGTGAAGAAGAGCTTCAAGTCAAACGTCGTAACGCAGCCACTATTTTACGCTTTATGCAAAGTCGCCCTTATTTACAAGGTGCTTTACTGGAGCACCTATTGCCTTCGCGCAAATCACTCTACGACCTGTATATGCAAGAAAAAGAGGTTATCGATACGCTTTCAGATAACAAAAAAGCGACTCAAGCCCCTGTTTCTGCTTTTGCGGCTATAGAGCAACCGACTTTTGATCTCTTTAGCGATGCACCAATTTCTCTAGTGCCTGAAGAAGATGAAGCTCCTAAAGGTCACGGCAATGAGGTGACCTATCCTAAAAAAGTGATGGCATTATGGATAAATCATCTGCGTAGCCTGCCTGATAACAGTACCTTGTTAACCTATTTAGGCATTGACCAAGAAATTATGGTGCTGTTAGTCGATGAACTTATCACGGCAATTAATCGCCTTGGTGTTGAACAACGCATGTTGAAAACCCTTGCTGGCACCGAAGCCATTGCTCGTCGTGATGACTTAGCCGAACAGCAATCATCTCGTATTTATAATGTACTGGGTGATTTTATTACTTGGTTTAATTTCAAGGATAACGGTGTTGAGAAGCCAGATAGCAAAATCAATGTCGGTCATAAAATCTTTGAAAAACCCGATAACACGAGCGTGCAATGGGGTGATGATGAGCGTTTAGTCCGCTTACCTACCAACCCTGTTAACTACACTCTTTTATTTGTGATTGATTGGCTTATCGCCTTATCAGCGATTATTACTGAGAATGCGGGGCATTCTGCGGGAAGAGAGATCAGTGCTGAACAAAACGCACTATTAGGCCAAATAATTCAAACCATGAAATCATCCGTCGTGGAGTCATAA
- a CDS encoding vWA domain-containing protein yields the protein MKKSHWLTLILSGLMLTATANAEEKKPLLQEGKKTLYQRVLTYPGCQVADTVGAKGKEQPAFSRFYVYQRQKQGANEWLQVGPDSLGHISGWMNASCTSEWKMQLTLAFTNPAGRNPMLFFKDKQTVESLLESPTPEKQYQPFLADIKNQKVNPAVLAKEPDYMIDQKSNFYLLPVLGSDEVFTDAGYKVRVLNVASVSSQTKDSKDAQNANATANSTKPATPNSKDADNMMQGFSAAVVFVIDSTISMDPYIDRTKEAIQKVYAQVEKDNMLDKVKFGLVAFRSNIKAVPALEYDSKMFVNPNDVKDGPDFLNKVKELRQAKVSSSRFDEDAYAGVMQALDDVDWTRFGARYVILITDAGALTGDDPLSSTKLDAEQIRQEAAYRGVALYTLHLKTPSGAKNHASAQAQYEALTLNPFLHKSLYYPINSGDINSFGRMVDSLATAVTTQIQTAYRGEAAVGSAVNADPAYSKNKETDTLLNDAHDLGYAMRLAYLGEKQGTKAPPVFKAWISDRDLLQQNIPTTEVQVLLTKSELSDLSDVMKKIVNAANEGLISPDNMFADLRSIAATMGNDPNQIKQGSATKLGEMGLLGEYVENLPYLSEVLGLDEETWKSWDGLEQEKFIRRLNTKLQYYQRYNEDVDRWISLAPQSDPRDHVYPVPLENLP from the coding sequence ATGAAAAAGTCTCATTGGCTTACTCTTATTCTCAGTGGTTTAATGCTAACAGCGACAGCAAATGCTGAAGAGAAAAAGCCGCTATTACAAGAGGGTAAAAAGACCCTCTATCAACGCGTATTAACTTATCCAGGTTGCCAAGTTGCTGACACTGTTGGCGCAAAAGGTAAAGAGCAACCCGCATTTAGCCGTTTTTATGTTTATCAACGCCAAAAACAAGGCGCTAATGAGTGGCTACAAGTTGGCCCTGATAGCTTAGGTCATATTAGCGGTTGGATGAATGCAAGTTGTACATCAGAGTGGAAAATGCAGCTAACACTCGCATTTACTAACCCTGCGGGTCGTAACCCAATGCTGTTTTTCAAAGATAAGCAAACGGTTGAAAGCTTACTTGAAAGCCCTACTCCTGAAAAACAGTACCAGCCCTTTTTAGCAGATATCAAAAACCAAAAAGTGAATCCGGCTGTTTTAGCAAAAGAGCCTGATTATATGATTGATCAGAAAAGTAATTTTTATCTACTGCCTGTATTAGGCTCTGATGAAGTCTTTACTGATGCGGGTTATAAAGTACGAGTGCTCAATGTGGCTTCTGTCTCTTCACAAACCAAAGACAGCAAAGACGCACAGAATGCGAATGCCACTGCAAACAGTACAAAACCAGCAACACCTAACAGCAAAGATGCTGACAATATGATGCAAGGTTTTTCTGCCGCAGTAGTGTTTGTTATCGACTCAACAATATCAATGGACCCTTACATTGATAGAACCAAAGAAGCGATTCAAAAGGTTTACGCCCAAGTCGAAAAAGACAATATGTTGGATAAGGTTAAATTTGGTTTGGTGGCGTTTCGCTCTAATATCAAAGCCGTACCTGCATTGGAATACGACAGCAAAATGTTTGTAAATCCCAATGATGTAAAAGATGGCCCTGATTTTCTGAACAAAGTTAAAGAATTACGCCAAGCTAAAGTCTCAAGTAGTCGTTTTGATGAAGATGCTTACGCAGGTGTAATGCAAGCTCTTGATGATGTTGATTGGACACGCTTTGGTGCGCGTTACGTTATTTTAATCACCGATGCAGGCGCATTAACGGGCGATGATCCTCTTTCATCCACTAAGCTCGACGCTGAGCAAATTCGCCAAGAAGCCGCCTATCGCGGTGTTGCACTTTATACACTGCATTTAAAAACGCCATCAGGTGCAAAAAATCACGCTTCTGCACAAGCACAATATGAAGCGCTAACGCTCAATCCTTTCTTACACAAATCGCTTTATTACCCAATTAATTCAGGGGATATCAATAGCTTTGGTCGGATGGTCGATAGCCTAGCAACTGCTGTAACTACTCAAATTCAAACGGCTTATCGTGGCGAAGCGGCTGTGGGTAGCGCAGTAAATGCTGATCCTGCTTATAGCAAAAACAAAGAGACAGATACCTTACTTAACGACGCACACGACTTAGGCTATGCCATGCGTTTAGCCTATTTAGGTGAAAAACAAGGTACAAAAGCGCCTCCTGTGTTTAAAGCATGGATAAGCGACCGCGATTTATTGCAGCAAAATATTCCAACCACAGAAGTACAGGTTTTACTGACTAAAAGTGAGTTGAGTGATTTAAGCGATGTGATGAAAAAAATCGTTAATGCCGCTAATGAAGGTTTGATCTCTCCAGATAATATGTTTGCGGATTTGCGCTCAATTGCCGCCACAATGGGTAACGATCCAAATCAAATCAAGCAAGGTTCAGCGACCAAATTAGGCGAAATGGGCCTGCTCGGTGAATATGTCGAAAACCTCCCTTACTTAAGTGAAGTTTTAGGGTTAGATGAAGAGACATGGAAAAGCTGGGATGGTCTAGAGCAAGAGAAATTTATCCGCCGACTCAATACGAAGTTGCAATATTATCAACGCTATAACGAAGATGTTGATCGTTGGATATCCCTTGCACCACAAAGCGATCCTCGCGATCACGTTTATCCTGTACCACTGGAAAACTTGCCTTAA
- a CDS encoding ABC transporter ATP-binding protein — protein MIQIEGMAITRGDAQHGFRVALPSLTLEKGEIGALTGLSGCGKSTLLEMIGLILRPDELTHFQLGDNLIITQAVLSNEQTPLASLRAEKLGFMLQSGGLLPFLTVMQNIQLPRRMLGLTPHSAWLDHAIDHLQLRPLLNRLPRQLSIGERQRAAFIRAIAHEPALLLADEPTAALDPHNAQALYALIVEMVKQLDISALVVSHDWSLVERFEFSHYHAQLQGGGSVFIKQ, from the coding sequence ATGATCCAGATTGAAGGCATGGCAATTACGCGTGGTGATGCGCAACACGGTTTTCGTGTTGCGCTTCCTTCATTGACCCTTGAAAAAGGGGAAATCGGCGCGCTAACGGGCTTAAGTGGTTGCGGTAAAAGCACCTTGTTGGAAATGATCGGGCTGATTTTACGTCCTGATGAATTAACCCATTTTCAACTCGGTGATAATTTAATTATCACGCAAGCGGTGTTAAGTAATGAACAAACGCCACTCGCCTCATTGCGTGCTGAAAAATTAGGTTTTATGCTCCAAAGTGGCGGATTACTTCCCTTTTTAACTGTTATGCAAAATATTCAATTACCACGTAGGATGCTAGGGTTAACACCGCACTCTGCTTGGCTTGATCACGCAATTGATCATCTGCAATTACGCCCTTTACTTAATCGCCTTCCTCGTCAGCTCTCCATTGGTGAACGTCAACGCGCTGCGTTTATTCGCGCAATCGCTCATGAGCCTGCTTTATTACTTGCCGATGAGCCAACAGCCGCTCTCGATCCTCATAATGCACAAGCGCTGTATGCATTGATTGTAGAGATGGTAAAACAACTCGATATCTCTGCGCTGGTTGTTAGTCACGATTGGTCTTTAGTCGAGCGTTTTGAATTTAGTCACTATCATGCACAACTACAGGGGGGCGGTAGTGTCTTTATCAAACAATAG
- a CDS encoding ABC transporter permease, with protein sequence MSLSNNSANPNRLGLLSSLAWRDLIYDRKVALCIVFSLVSVIAPLLLLFGLKNGIVTQLHNQLLNDPRNLEIRMLGNGNYPQSWFNDIAHKEEVRFVIPLTRSLNTQADIVIDGQHFIDNAEVIPTAENDPLLEGVAIPQNADTLVLSANAAQKLQANVGDSVRLFISRKLNGVNERAKRTFTVGAIISDSKFSRAAAFVSLDVLVAMEDYRDGYQAPLFGVTQGTEAKPRTQFAKARLYATNLDAIAPLDDWFRQQHIDVMTQKSQIDSVKAISYVLNVIFSVIAWVSLLGCIASLIGAFLANIDRKRKDMAVLRLLGFRQFAVSLYIVLQALLLTSVAFILALGLYGIGSTLFTTLLGTHLPEQSFVCQLTFWDLLIAMCSALLVALVVASIGALRAVSIEPAESLREI encoded by the coding sequence GTGTCTTTATCAAACAATAGCGCCAATCCTAATCGCCTTGGTTTACTCAGTTCACTTGCTTGGCGTGACTTAATTTATGATCGCAAAGTCGCACTCTGTATTGTGTTCTCTTTAGTCTCAGTGATTGCGCCACTATTACTGCTATTTGGATTAAAAAACGGCATTGTGACGCAGCTTCACAACCAACTACTTAATGATCCCCGTAACCTTGAAATACGTATGTTAGGCAATGGCAATTATCCACAAAGTTGGTTTAATGATATTGCACACAAAGAAGAGGTACGTTTTGTTATCCCATTAACACGTAGCTTAAACACACAAGCCGATATTGTGATTGATGGGCAACATTTTATTGATAATGCTGAAGTGATCCCAACAGCAGAAAACGATCCTTTATTAGAGGGTGTCGCTATTCCTCAAAATGCAGACACCTTGGTGCTCTCTGCCAATGCGGCACAAAAACTACAGGCTAATGTAGGCGATAGTGTCCGCTTATTTATCAGCCGCAAGCTTAATGGCGTCAATGAACGCGCCAAACGCACCTTTACTGTCGGTGCCATTATCAGTGATAGCAAATTTTCACGGGCAGCCGCTTTTGTTTCTCTTGATGTTTTAGTGGCAATGGAAGATTACCGAGATGGTTATCAAGCGCCTCTTTTTGGCGTAACACAAGGCACAGAAGCGAAACCAAGAACCCAATTTGCCAAAGCTCGCCTGTATGCAACAAATTTAGATGCCATCGCACCACTCGATGATTGGTTTAGACAACAACACATTGATGTGATGACACAAAAAAGCCAAATAGATTCGGTAAAAGCAATCAGCTACGTCCTTAACGTTATTTTTTCCGTCATTGCTTGGGTATCACTATTAGGCTGTATTGCCTCATTAATTGGTGCATTCCTTGCCAATATTGACCGAAAACGTAAAGACATGGCAGTACTACGCCTGTTGGGTTTTCGTCAATTTGCAGTCTCTTTATATATTGTGTTGCAAGCGCTGCTATTAACCAGTGTTGCCTTTATTTTAGCTCTGGGGCTTTATGGTATCGGTAGCACCTTATTTACCACATTATTAGGCACACATTTACCTGAACAATCCTTTGTCTGTCAGTTAACATTTTGGGATTTATTGATTGCCATGTGCAGCGCCTTACTTGTGGCTTTAGTAGTGGCAAGTATTGGCGCATTACGTGCCGTTTCGATTGAACCTGCGGAGAGCTTACGTGAAATTTAA
- a CDS encoding formylglycine-generating enzyme family protein: MKFNLSLLTLSFALLSSSFTASAKWDDKFVNPKALPDDVILPFPCEGSMVFRQVTIPLSQPLQDYSVTLGQEGDEWGYLEQSRAEHIAGSFPLKGKEKGRYYLMAKYPVTDLQYNAMQSVINGKECPAASNKLRLPKVNISWYEAMQFADQYNQWLRSKHPEALPVEDGAKGFARLPTETEWEFAARGGLKVSASEFRDVRFPMPEGTKNYIWSAGSQSANGSLQLTGLLSPNPLGLHDMLGNVAEMMFEPFRLNKLDRLHGQAGGFIVRGGSYLTPESDMRSSWRQEEPYYTNTGANKNKYTGFRLAIVAPALTSRDKIKEIEKEWQQLGNEKPANNNSKNNSDNSINSLNTLSTQVQDEALKKQLAELKNTLRANAQLRDEQRDQAIRTSLQLGAFLCTKLKDDGEFYDRLIALHEKNCPAGAKDATCERRQEQVNEHKKTLDFVVSYYADTLVDMATTYDASLVKPQIDVVRQLMEARGKSNLNTYLSTYMQGLQGYWANGKVSRNEWLEACKKQ, translated from the coding sequence GTGAAATTTAATTTATCGCTTCTAACTTTATCATTCGCGCTGTTATCTAGCAGTTTTACCGCATCTGCCAAATGGGACGATAAATTCGTTAACCCAAAAGCGTTGCCTGATGATGTGATCTTGCCTTTCCCTTGTGAAGGTTCAATGGTCTTTCGCCAAGTCACCATCCCCTTAAGCCAGCCATTACAAGACTACAGCGTGACATTAGGGCAAGAAGGCGATGAATGGGGCTATTTAGAACAATCACGAGCAGAACATATTGCGGGTAGTTTTCCATTAAAAGGTAAAGAGAAAGGCCGTTATTATCTTATGGCAAAATACCCCGTTACTGATTTGCAATATAACGCCATGCAAAGCGTGATTAACGGCAAAGAGTGCCCTGCTGCTTCAAATAAATTACGTTTACCAAAAGTGAATATCAGTTGGTATGAAGCAATGCAATTTGCAGATCAATATAACCAATGGTTAAGAAGTAAACATCCAGAAGCACTGCCTGTTGAAGATGGTGCAAAAGGTTTTGCACGATTACCGACAGAAACTGAGTGGGAATTTGCAGCGCGCGGTGGTTTAAAAGTCTCAGCCTCAGAATTTCGTGATGTGCGCTTCCCAATGCCTGAAGGCACCAAAAACTATATTTGGTCTGCGGGCAGTCAATCTGCTAATGGTTCATTACAGTTAACCGGTTTGTTATCACCTAATCCATTAGGCTTACATGACATGTTAGGGAATGTCGCTGAAATGATGTTTGAGCCTTTTAGATTAAATAAACTCGACCGCTTACATGGACAAGCGGGTGGCTTTATTGTGCGCGGGGGCAGTTATCTCACCCCAGAAAGTGATATGCGCAGTTCATGGCGTCAAGAAGAGCCTTATTACACCAATACCGGTGCAAATAAAAATAAATACACGGGCTTTCGTTTAGCAATTGTCGCACCAGCATTAACCTCACGCGACAAAATCAAAGAGATAGAAAAAGAGTGGCAACAATTAGGTAATGAGAAACCTGCAAATAATAACTCAAAAAACAATAGCGATAATTCCATTAATAGCCTGAATACACTCTCCACTCAAGTACAAGATGAAGCGCTGAAAAAACAGTTAGCTGAATTGAAAAATACATTACGAGCAAATGCACAGCTGCGTGATGAGCAACGCGATCAAGCTATCCGTACTTCATTGCAATTAGGTGCTTTTCTATGTACCAAATTAAAAGATGATGGCGAATTCTATGATCGATTAATCGCATTACATGAGAAAAATTGTCCTGCGGGCGCAAAAGATGCCACTTGCGAACGACGTCAAGAGCAAGTTAACGAACATAAGAAAACCCTTGATTTTGTCGTGAGTTATTACGCAGACACATTAGTGGATATGGCAACAACGTATGATGCTTCTTTGGTGAAACCACAAATTGACGTGGTACGCCAATTGATGGAAGCCAGAGGAAAATCAAATTTAAATACGTACCTTTCAACATATATGCAGGGACTCCAAGGATATTGGGCTAACGGTAAAGTTTCACGGAATGAATGGCTTGAAGCGTGCAAAAAACAATAA
- a CDS encoding Ail/Lom family outer membrane beta-barrel protein, whose product MKTKLLSTLFITGLLATSSVYAQNNFKLDKTTLSAGYAQVKMAGQNPIHGGVLSIRQEINSQFGILATTTYAQNEYDLNKSINTFFKDVHARYYSVMAGPTIRLNDFISVYGTAGMSQIQFKSENSELKKLKKNAFSWGAGLIINPAEMISISLGYENSRFKFKDTDNRIVLDGFVANIGYRF is encoded by the coding sequence ATGAAAACAAAATTACTATCAACTTTATTTATTACTGGTTTATTGGCGACATCTTCTGTCTATGCACAAAACAATTTTAAATTAGATAAAACCACACTTTCAGCAGGTTATGCACAAGTCAAAATGGCAGGTCAAAACCCAATTCATGGTGGTGTTTTATCTATTCGTCAAGAAATTAATTCACAATTTGGTATTTTAGCAACAACGACTTACGCGCAAAATGAATATGATTTAAACAAATCTATTAATACTTTCTTTAAAGATGTTCATGCACGTTATTACTCTGTTATGGCTGGCCCGACAATCCGTTTAAATGATTTTATTAGTGTTTATGGCACCGCAGGTATGAGCCAAATTCAATTTAAATCTGAAAATTCAGAATTAAAAAAATTAAAGAAAAATGCATTTAGTTGGGGCGCAGGTTTAATCATTAATCCAGCAGAAATGATTTCTATTTCTCTCGGTTATGAAAATAGCCGTTTTAAATTTAAAGATACCGATAATCGCATTGTTTTAGATGGCTTCGTAGCTAATATTGGTTATCGTTTTTAA
- the chbG gene encoding chitin disaccharide deacetylase: protein MAGLLIVNADDFGLSKGQNYGIAECFRYGVVSSTTALVNAEGIKHAAQLRHELPGLGVGLHFTLTMGKPLSPLPSLTREGVLGKWVWQMAEEGNLPLDEIRVELHAQYQRFIEIFGCAPDHIDSHHHVHMFKQIFPIVAEFAKEKSLPMRVDRPLAQKEGIDTQGVISSDGFDSQFYGDEITQALFLKVLDESKARHEHSIEVMTHPAFVDNPLRASGYCFQRLTELEVLTDTTLKQAIVERGYQLGTYQDLIK, encoded by the coding sequence ATGGCTGGTTTATTAATTGTGAATGCGGATGACTTTGGGCTGAGTAAAGGTCAAAACTACGGTATTGCAGAGTGTTTTCGTTATGGTGTAGTTAGCTCAACAACCGCACTCGTCAATGCTGAAGGAATTAAACACGCAGCACAATTGCGTCATGAATTGCCTGGATTAGGTGTAGGGCTTCATTTTACGTTGACGATGGGTAAACCGCTGTCTCCTTTACCTTCTTTAACTCGTGAAGGTGTACTAGGAAAATGGGTATGGCAAATGGCAGAAGAGGGCAATTTACCGCTTGATGAAATACGTGTAGAGCTTCACGCACAATATCAACGTTTTATTGAGATCTTTGGTTGTGCGCCAGACCATATTGATAGCCACCATCATGTGCATATGTTTAAACAAATTTTTCCTATTGTGGCGGAGTTTGCCAAAGAAAAATCGCTACCAATGCGCGTTGATAGACCGTTAGCGCAAAAAGAGGGCATTGATACTCAAGGCGTGATAAGTAGTGATGGTTTTGATAGTCAATTTTATGGAGATGAAATCACTCAAGCATTGTTTTTAAAGGTGCTTGATGAATCGAAAGCGCGTCATGAGCATTCTATTGAAGTGATGACACATCCTGCTTTTGTGGATAATCCACTGCGCGCAAGTGGTTATTGCTTTCAGCGCTTAACGGAGCTTGAGGTATTAACAGATACCACGTTAAAACAAGCGATTGTGGAACGAGGTTATCAGCTAGGCACTTACCAAGATTTAATAAAATGA